In a single window of the Prosthecobacter sp. SYSU 5D2 genome:
- the ribD gene encoding bifunctional diaminohydroxyphosphoribosylaminopyrimidine deaminase/5-amino-6-(5-phosphoribosylamino)uracil reductase RibD, whose amino-acid sequence MSATTHESDLHWMSLALEQARQGIGFTSPNPAVGAVIVADGELIGQGYHRQAGQPHAEIEALLDAQSRAPERIAGATIYVTLEPCSTQGRTGACTSAIQTAGIARVVWGAQDPNPDHVGRAQQLLENAGITVTTGILEKECQEILRPFAKWITTGLPYVIAKAGQSLDGRITRPAGEGPWITSEAARAHSQGLRARVDAILVGAETVRQDNPRLTLRNGSPKEQPWRIILTRNGHLPPEAHVFTDAYQDRTLVLRDLAFPDVLRELATRGITSVLIEGGSDVLGQAFASRSVDEVCWYIAPRLCGGGLPVIGGPAWTQSVALENVTLLPIGDNLCLTGTPVWPNIESDNPTP is encoded by the coding sequence ATGTCCGCCACCACTCACGAATCCGACCTCCACTGGATGAGTCTTGCCCTGGAGCAAGCACGCCAGGGCATCGGCTTCACGAGTCCCAATCCCGCCGTGGGGGCGGTGATCGTGGCGGATGGCGAGCTCATCGGCCAAGGTTACCACCGGCAAGCCGGGCAGCCCCATGCAGAGATTGAGGCGCTGTTGGATGCCCAAAGCCGCGCGCCTGAGCGCATCGCCGGGGCCACGATTTATGTGACGCTGGAGCCTTGCAGCACGCAGGGTCGCACCGGTGCCTGTACCAGCGCCATCCAGACCGCAGGCATCGCTCGAGTGGTCTGGGGTGCCCAGGACCCCAATCCGGACCATGTGGGCCGTGCGCAGCAGCTTTTGGAAAATGCGGGCATCACCGTCACCACCGGCATCCTGGAGAAGGAGTGCCAGGAAATCTTGCGCCCCTTTGCCAAATGGATCACCACCGGCCTGCCCTACGTCATTGCCAAAGCCGGCCAGAGCCTGGATGGACGCATCACCCGCCCAGCCGGAGAAGGCCCCTGGATCACCAGCGAGGCCGCCCGCGCCCACAGCCAGGGCCTGCGCGCCCGTGTGGACGCCATCCTGGTGGGAGCGGAAACCGTGCGTCAGGACAACCCCCGCCTCACCCTCCGCAACGGCAGTCCCAAGGAGCAGCCCTGGCGCATCATCCTCACCCGCAACGGCCACCTGCCGCCGGAGGCCCATGTCTTCACGGATGCCTACCAGGACCGCACTCTCGTGCTGCGTGACCTCGCCTTTCCTGACGTGCTGCGCGAGCTCGCCACACGCGGCATCACCAGTGTGCTCATCGAGGGCGGCAGCGACGTCCTCGGCCAGGCCTTCGCCTCCCGCAGTGTGGATGAGGTCTGCTGGTACATCGCCCCCCGTCTTTGCGGCGGCGGCCTGCCCGTCATCGGCGGTCCCGCCTGGACGCAATCCGTCGCGCTGGAAAACGTCACCCTCCTGCCCATTGGCGACAACCTCTGCCTCACCGGCACCCCGGTCTGGCCTAACATTGAATCCGACAATCCAACCCCATGA
- the rnhA gene encoding ribonuclease HI has translation MTPVTIYTDGACSGNPGPGGYGVLLQAGQHTKELSEGYRKTTNNRMELMALIKGLELLNRPCTVTLYSDSKYVVDTVEKGWAKTWKSRGWIKADKQPAVNADLWDRALKALEKHKVTLRWVKGHASNAGNNRCDELAVAATRSTPLLVDEGYELAKAKPASLL, from the coding sequence ATGACTCCCGTCACAATCTACACCGATGGCGCATGCAGCGGCAACCCGGGCCCAGGCGGCTACGGCGTGCTCCTGCAGGCCGGCCAGCACACCAAGGAACTCTCCGAAGGCTACCGTAAGACCACTAACAACCGCATGGAACTGATGGCCCTCATCAAAGGCCTGGAACTGCTGAACCGGCCCTGCACGGTCACGTTGTATTCAGATTCCAAATACGTCGTGGACACCGTTGAAAAAGGCTGGGCCAAGACCTGGAAATCACGCGGCTGGATCAAGGCCGACAAACAACCCGCCGTGAACGCCGACCTCTGGGACCGCGCCCTCAAAGCTCTGGAGAAGCATAAGGTCACCCTCCGCTGGGTCAAAGGCCACGCCTCCAATGCCGGCAACAACCGCTGCGATGAACTCGCCGTGGCAGCGACGCGATCCACACCGCTGCTGGTGGATGAGGGTTATGAACTGGCGAAAGCGAAGCCGGCGTCGTTGCTGTAA
- a CDS encoding ribbon-helix-helix protein, CopG family, with product MTRTQIQFPDPLYQRLKEIAERQDWSLSEVMRKAAEHFVSRFPTEPRAKPAWSFPILDCGGDFLTDPAALRPEVEAILQRTEA from the coding sequence ATGACACGCACCCAAATCCAATTCCCAGATCCGCTTTATCAGCGGCTCAAAGAAATTGCCGAGCGGCAAGATTGGTCCCTTTCCGAAGTTATGAGGAAAGCGGCGGAGCACTTTGTCAGCCGCTTTCCCACAGAGCCAAGAGCCAAACCGGCATGGAGTTTTCCGATCCTGGATTGTGGAGGCGATTTCCTGACAGATCCCGCAGCTCTGCGGCCTGAAGTTGAAGCCATTTTGCAGCGAACAGAAGCATGA
- a CDS encoding TA system VapC family ribonuclease toxin — translation MILSADTNLFLYAANPDSPHHAAAQAFFVEQAAKGERFLLCGLVLVEIYMQLRNPAVFSKPKSAKEAARFCETLQANPYWEYGDYEPEVGKPLWTWAAKTSTGFRNIIDARLALTLRHHGVTHFATSNDKHFQSFGFEKVWNPLR, via the coding sequence ATGATACTGTCTGCTGACACCAATCTCTTCCTGTACGCGGCGAACCCCGATTCACCGCATCATGCAGCCGCCCAAGCCTTCTTTGTTGAACAGGCTGCAAAGGGTGAACGCTTCCTGCTATGCGGTCTTGTGTTGGTGGAAATTTATATGCAGCTCCGCAATCCGGCAGTCTTTAGCAAGCCAAAATCTGCCAAGGAGGCAGCCCGTTTTTGTGAGACTTTACAGGCCAACCCATATTGGGAATACGGCGATTATGAACCCGAGGTTGGTAAACCCTTGTGGACTTGGGCCGCCAAGACATCCACCGGTTTTCGCAACATCATTGATGCTCGTCTTGCCCTGACTCTGCGCCACCACGGTGTCACCCACTTTGCGACATCTAACGACAAACATTTCCAATCCTTTGGCTTTGAGAAGGTGTGGAATCCTCTGCGCTAA
- a CDS encoding UPF0175 family protein gives MIMTLPDTPALRAFSVDDLRLELACALFQHGRLGKIAASELAEVDLFSFQQALYERGIPAADEASLDQDIAALDRLFTK, from the coding sequence ATGATCATGACCCTTCCAGACACCCCGGCTCTCCGCGCTTTCAGCGTGGATGACCTGCGCCTGGAACTCGCCTGTGCCCTCTTTCAGCATGGCCGCCTGGGCAAGATCGCCGCGTCAGAACTCGCCGAGGTGGATCTCTTTTCCTTTCAGCAGGCCCTCTATGAACGCGGCATTCCCGCCGCCGATGAAGCCAGCCTTGACCAGGACATCGCAGCCCTTGACCGACTCTTTACGAAGTGA
- a CDS encoding POT family MFS transporter produces the protein MAYRTAPVATSTMPPGIPYIIGNELAERFSFYGMRTILMVFMTTALVTHEGAKDLMSEAEASKWIHAYMAAVYLTPLAGGLIADLWLGKYKTIISLSLVYCLGHLVLALDSTRDGLFWGLTLVAIGAGGIKPCVASHVGDQFGKSNAHLLPRIYNWFYFSINFGSVFATLLTPWLMKEHGPHVAFGVPGVLMFIATFLFWLGRNQFAHIPPQPREFLQELQRPVVLRSIAGLMMIYLFIAMFWSLFDQTASRWVAQATRMDLTLFGVEVLPDQIQSVNPLLVMLMIPFFSLVVYPFVGRFLTLTPLRKICLGFAIAAVSFVIPALVETWIVAGEKPTIWWQVFAYVLITGAEIMISITALEFSYTQAPARLKSIIMALFYSSVFLGNIFTSAVNASIEKTGLASSLNGSAYYWFFVQCMAVTTVLFVFVALFYKGQTYLQEEKV, from the coding sequence ATGGCCTACCGCACCGCTCCCGTTGCCACCTCCACGATGCCACCCGGCATCCCCTACATCATCGGCAACGAGCTGGCGGAGCGCTTCAGCTTCTATGGGATGCGCACCATCCTCATGGTCTTCATGACCACCGCCCTCGTCACCCATGAAGGTGCCAAGGACCTGATGAGCGAGGCCGAGGCTTCCAAATGGATCCATGCCTACATGGCCGCTGTTTACCTCACTCCGCTTGCAGGCGGCCTTATTGCCGACCTCTGGTTAGGCAAATACAAGACCATCATTTCACTCTCGCTGGTCTATTGCCTCGGGCATCTGGTGCTTGCCCTGGACAGCACACGCGACGGCCTCTTCTGGGGCCTCACACTCGTCGCCATCGGCGCAGGCGGCATCAAGCCCTGCGTGGCCTCGCATGTCGGTGACCAGTTTGGCAAATCCAACGCTCATCTGCTGCCACGCATCTACAACTGGTTCTACTTTTCCATCAACTTCGGTTCCGTCTTCGCCACCCTGCTCACCCCCTGGCTGATGAAGGAGCATGGCCCGCATGTGGCCTTTGGCGTGCCTGGCGTGCTGATGTTCATTGCCACATTTCTCTTTTGGTTAGGCCGAAACCAGTTTGCCCATATCCCCCCTCAGCCGCGTGAGTTCCTCCAGGAGTTGCAACGTCCCGTGGTGCTGCGCTCCATCGCCGGTCTGATGATGATTTATCTCTTCATCGCCATGTTCTGGTCCCTGTTCGACCAGACCGCCTCCCGCTGGGTGGCGCAGGCCACCCGCATGGACCTCACCCTTTTCGGTGTCGAAGTCCTGCCAGACCAGATCCAGAGCGTCAATCCCCTGCTGGTCATGCTCATGATCCCGTTCTTTTCCCTGGTCGTGTATCCCTTTGTGGGCCGCTTCTTGACCCTCACACCCCTGCGGAAAATCTGCCTGGGCTTTGCCATCGCCGCCGTCTCCTTCGTCATCCCCGCGCTGGTGGAAACCTGGATCGTTGCTGGCGAAAAGCCGACCATCTGGTGGCAGGTCTTCGCCTATGTACTCATCACCGGCGCCGAGATCATGATCTCCATCACCGCCCTCGAATTCAGCTACACCCAGGCCCCTGCCCGACTGAAATCCATCATCATGGCCCTGTTTTACTCCAGCGTTTTCCTGGGTAACATCTTCACCTCCGCCGTCAATGCCTCCATCGAGAAAACCGGCCTCGCCAGCAGCCTCAACGGCTCCGCTTATTACTGGTTCTTCGTCCAGTGCATGGCCGTCACCACCGTGCTGTTTGTCTTCGTCGCTCTGTTTTACAAAGGCCAGACGTATCTGCAAGAGGAGAAGGTTTGA
- a CDS encoding PVC-type heme-binding CxxCH protein yields the protein MPAFSHPTFWLVLVTASVFAADTRLVRETEALTPEQELAALHVPEGFEIQLFASEPMINKPINMAFDAKGRLWVSSTVEYPYSADKSRWSDAQGTRVKDSRDAIKILEDTDGDGRADKVTDFADGLNIPTGVVPWHKPEHKAGCIAWSIPNIWYFADTDGDGKADLREVVFGPLGYEKDTHGMCSSFRLGLDGWIYATHGFNNTSHFKAKDGSTLDLHSGNVFRFRPDGSRVEPWTHGQVNPFGLCWDRYGNLYSADCHSAPIYQLIRGAHYPSFGKPHDGLGHAPVMCEHTHGSTGICGIAYIDGGVWGPEWDDHMFVGNVVTSRVNHDHVTFTGSTPKANEEPDFLTSDDPWFRPVDIQLGPDNALYIADFYNRIIGHYEVPLDHPGRDRERGRIWRVVKKEGTAERKVTSLPHGKDWREALAASSPFVQRSAVAILQEKPLLEALPVLLETLQEAPSGDVMLRHALKVAIRDHLKLDGAFDTVTNPALVAEMAPAVTSFASASFMLARLEEGAPIREDTLSHIARHGDEGALGRLIRLATEKSTHQVQALEAIYNGLSERGAPANPAMLAWGQELAAKLLEEMQRQPAVSWEPVAQEAPPPAWSLVTRPCADGMEAQVLQSMKKGGDEESRTGILMSKPFAAPDKLTFWINGHRGFANKPPHDKNLVRLVEAGSGTMLATAFPPRRDSCERVEWDLSAHAGKQARLEIVDGDDGRSYAWLGITRIQPAVVAVEDFQREDQARTALRSLAAMLQHTAPASLREKLAHYLPARPAPPPLPVSPEQRQQLDALIAARSAAYAQASPDRAAGEKVFTAHCSACHQISGQGGLIGPQLDGIGTRGVERLCEDILDPNRNVDAHFHLHTLTLKDGSAMSGFLKGEAGQVLILADAAGQEHRVSKADLTQDDVIPMSLMPPAFGQMIPEADFVNLIGWLLGK from the coding sequence ATGCCTGCCTTTTCCCATCCTACTTTCTGGTTAGTCCTGGTCACGGCATCCGTCTTCGCTGCTGATACCCGCCTGGTCCGCGAGACGGAGGCACTCACGCCTGAGCAGGAGCTGGCCGCTCTGCATGTGCCGGAGGGTTTTGAGATCCAGCTCTTTGCCAGTGAGCCGATGATCAACAAGCCCATCAACATGGCATTCGATGCCAAGGGCCGCCTGTGGGTCAGCTCGACGGTGGAGTATCCTTACAGTGCGGACAAAAGCCGCTGGAGTGATGCCCAGGGCACCCGCGTCAAAGACAGCCGCGATGCCATCAAGATCCTCGAAGACACGGATGGCGATGGCCGCGCTGACAAGGTCACCGACTTCGCCGACGGTCTCAACATCCCCACCGGGGTGGTGCCCTGGCACAAACCGGAGCACAAGGCCGGCTGCATCGCCTGGAGCATCCCCAATATCTGGTACTTCGCGGATACCGACGGCGATGGAAAGGCGGATCTGCGTGAGGTGGTCTTCGGCCCGCTGGGTTATGAAAAGGATACGCACGGCATGTGCAGCAGCTTCCGGTTAGGCCTGGACGGCTGGATCTATGCGACGCACGGCTTTAACAATACCAGCCACTTCAAAGCCAAAGACGGCAGCACCTTGGATCTCCATAGTGGCAATGTTTTCCGCTTCCGGCCGGACGGTTCACGGGTAGAACCCTGGACGCATGGTCAGGTGAATCCCTTCGGCCTGTGCTGGGACCGGTATGGCAATCTCTACAGTGCCGACTGCCACAGTGCACCCATTTACCAGCTCATCCGGGGTGCCCATTATCCCAGCTTTGGCAAACCTCACGACGGCCTCGGCCACGCCCCCGTGATGTGCGAGCACACCCATGGCTCCACCGGCATCTGCGGTATCGCTTATATTGACGGCGGTGTCTGGGGACCGGAATGGGATGACCACATGTTTGTCGGCAATGTCGTGACTTCACGCGTGAACCACGATCACGTCACTTTCACCGGCAGTACTCCCAAAGCGAATGAGGAGCCCGATTTCCTCACCAGCGATGATCCCTGGTTCCGCCCCGTGGACATCCAACTCGGGCCGGACAACGCACTCTACATCGCCGATTTCTACAACCGCATCATCGGCCATTACGAAGTGCCTCTGGATCATCCGGGTCGTGATCGTGAGCGCGGGCGGATCTGGCGGGTGGTGAAGAAAGAGGGCACCGCTGAGAGAAAGGTCACCTCGCTTCCACATGGGAAGGATTGGCGTGAAGCCCTCGCCGCATCCTCTCCTTTTGTTCAACGATCTGCTGTGGCAATACTCCAGGAGAAACCGCTTTTGGAGGCGCTTCCGGTCCTATTGGAAACTCTTCAGGAAGCGCCTTCTGGTGACGTGATGCTGCGCCATGCGCTGAAAGTGGCCATCCGCGACCACCTCAAGCTCGATGGGGCTTTTGACACCGTGACGAATCCAGCGCTAGTGGCAGAGATGGCTCCTGCGGTGACGTCATTCGCCTCAGCGTCTTTCATGCTGGCACGGCTTGAAGAGGGCGCTCCAATCAGGGAAGACACCTTGTCACATATCGCCAGGCATGGAGATGAGGGCGCTCTCGGGCGGCTCATTCGCCTTGCCACAGAAAAGTCCACTCACCAAGTGCAGGCACTCGAAGCCATCTATAACGGCCTGAGCGAACGCGGCGCTCCGGCGAATCCCGCTATGCTTGCCTGGGGACAGGAGCTTGCTGCGAAGCTGCTCGAAGAGATGCAGCGGCAACCTGCGGTCAGTTGGGAGCCGGTGGCCCAGGAAGCACCGCCGCCGGCTTGGTCGCTCGTGACCCGCCCGTGTGCGGATGGCATGGAGGCCCAGGTTTTACAAAGCATGAAGAAAGGGGGCGATGAAGAATCCCGCACGGGCATCCTCATGTCCAAGCCGTTTGCCGCGCCAGATAAGCTCACCTTTTGGATCAACGGTCATCGCGGTTTCGCCAACAAGCCACCTCATGACAAAAACCTGGTTAGGCTGGTGGAGGCTGGATCCGGCACGATGCTCGCCACGGCCTTCCCACCGCGCAGGGACAGTTGCGAGCGCGTGGAATGGGATCTGTCTGCCCATGCAGGCAAGCAGGCGCGGCTCGAAATCGTAGATGGCGATGATGGCCGGTCTTACGCTTGGCTTGGCATCACCCGCATCCAGCCTGCCGTGGTGGCTGTGGAGGACTTTCAGCGAGAAGACCAGGCGCGTACTGCCTTGCGCAGTCTGGCCGCCATGCTCCAGCACACCGCTCCGGCCAGCCTGCGTGAAAAGCTGGCCCATTATCTCCCCGCCCGTCCCGCACCGCCGCCCCTGCCCGTTTCACCGGAGCAACGCCAGCAACTGGATGCGCTCATTGCCGCCCGCAGTGCGGCGTATGCACAGGCCAGCCCGGACCGCGCCGCCGGTGAAAAGGTCTTCACAGCCCATTGCTCAGCCTGCCATCAGATCAGCGGCCAGGGCGGCCTCATCGGTCCTCAACTGGATGGCATCGGTACCCGTGGAGTGGAACGCTTGTGCGAGGACATCCTCGATCCCAACCGCAATGTGGATGCCCACTTCCATCTGCACACGCTCACTCTGAAGGATGGTAGCGCAATGAGCGGCTTCCTCAAAGGCGAGGCCGGTCAGGTCCTCATCCTGGCCGATGCCGCAGGCCAGGAGCACCGCGTCTCCAAGGCCGACCTAACCCAAGATGACGTCATCCCCATGTCCCTCATGCCGCCCGCCTTCGGCCAGATGATCCCGGAGGCGGACTTTGTGAATTTGATCGGCTGGTTGTTGGGGAAATGA
- a CDS encoding HAD family hydrolase, which yields MSRPAVFFDRDGVVNLSPGAGYVLRWEDFHFNPGIIEALKLCHTRGYATILATSQQGVGKGLMTQATLDDIHARMQAELITHGAAFDGIYACTCLSSDPDCTCRKPSAEMLLRAAQEHDLDLDLSLMVGDADRDIQMGTNAGIPLTIRIESENPHLIPATHTLPDTTGLAELLESCLAEPTKSVE from the coding sequence ATGAGCCGCCCGGCTGTATTCTTTGATCGCGACGGCGTCGTCAATCTCTCCCCAGGTGCCGGTTATGTCCTGCGGTGGGAAGACTTCCATTTTAACCCCGGCATCATTGAGGCGCTGAAACTTTGCCACACTCGTGGTTATGCCACCATCCTCGCCACCAGCCAGCAGGGCGTCGGCAAGGGCCTCATGACCCAGGCCACCCTGGATGACATTCACGCCCGCATGCAGGCGGAGCTGATCACGCACGGTGCCGCCTTTGACGGCATCTACGCCTGCACCTGCCTCTCCAGCGACCCCGACTGCACCTGTCGCAAACCCAGCGCCGAAATGCTGCTCCGCGCCGCCCAGGAACATGACCTCGACCTCGACCTCAGCCTCATGGTTGGAGATGCCGATCGCGACATCCAGATGGGCACCAACGCCGGCATCCCCCTCACCATCCGCATCGAAAGTGAAAACCCCCACCTCATCCCCGCCACCCACACTCTTCCCGATACCACCGGCCTGGCGGAGCTGTTGGAAAGCTGCTTGGCAGAACCCACTAAAAGCGTAGAATAA
- a CDS encoding GDSL-type esterase/lipase family protein has translation MRFLILTLSLVSCALAHGQNGLRVVLAGDSTVATVAQTKKDRPDLAGWGQMLPEFMPQATIINHAKGGASSKSFRSAGYWDKVIAEKPDYVLIQFGHNDQPGKGERRATDPKGDYRDNLRQFISEVRAVGGKPVLVTSVVRRVFENGKLVDTLQPYAEATKAVGAETGVPVIDLHHRSKLFAIQMGEKFGLRYAPSETDRTHFNKEGARMIARMVAEGLVREVPEIREHVQLLPPPPKGLPYQVKLETVTSGYDGKTCWVHARAGAIPGPTPTVVMTMQKLLLTGSDIFFALNDVRTDDLGKTWSKITQHDETLGRRNKPDDIIVAACDFTPKWHAKTGKLLGTGHTVHYQNDKVMHDQRRSSTYAVYDEKARTWSSWATLDMPDEAKFFNSGAGCVQRYDLENGDILLPVYFKGKGDKYYSVTVLRCSFDGKTLKYLGQGNDLKLESGRGVYEPSLTRYQGKFYLTLRNDTAAYVATSDDGLNFGPIQPWQFEDGSELGNYNTQQHWISHNKGLYLVYNRKGLNNDHIVRHRAPLVMAQVNPETLKVMRATERILVPERGVRLGNFAITEVSENETWVTVAEWMQNMSPNYIVTPDNAFGADNSVFAARILWKN, from the coding sequence ATGCGCTTCCTGATCCTCACCCTGTCGCTTGTTTCCTGTGCCCTGGCCCATGGGCAAAACGGGCTCCGTGTTGTCCTGGCTGGTGACTCCACGGTGGCCACCGTCGCTCAGACAAAAAAGGACCGTCCTGACTTGGCCGGCTGGGGGCAGATGCTGCCGGAGTTTATGCCGCAGGCCACGATCATCAATCATGCCAAAGGCGGGGCCAGTTCCAAGAGCTTCCGCAGCGCCGGTTATTGGGACAAGGTCATCGCGGAAAAGCCGGACTATGTGCTCATCCAGTTTGGCCACAATGACCAGCCCGGCAAAGGCGAGCGGCGCGCCACCGATCCTAAGGGCGACTATCGCGACAACCTGCGCCAGTTTATCAGTGAAGTCCGGGCCGTCGGTGGGAAGCCGGTGCTCGTCACCTCCGTGGTACGGCGTGTGTTCGAAAATGGCAAGCTGGTGGACACGCTTCAACCCTATGCGGAAGCCACGAAAGCAGTAGGTGCGGAGACCGGCGTGCCGGTGATTGACCTGCATCACCGAAGCAAGCTCTTCGCCATCCAGATGGGGGAGAAATTCGGCCTTCGTTATGCCCCCTCCGAAACCGACCGCACCCATTTTAACAAAGAAGGTGCACGTATGATCGCCCGCATGGTGGCCGAGGGGCTGGTGCGTGAAGTTCCTGAAATCCGCGAGCATGTGCAACTGCTTCCGCCACCTCCGAAAGGCCTGCCTTATCAGGTGAAACTGGAGACCGTGACCAGCGGCTATGATGGCAAGACTTGCTGGGTGCACGCACGTGCGGGCGCCATTCCCGGCCCCACGCCAACGGTGGTCATGACCATGCAGAAGCTGTTGCTCACCGGCAGCGACATCTTCTTTGCCCTCAATGACGTGCGCACGGATGACCTGGGCAAAACCTGGAGCAAGATCACCCAGCATGATGAAACCCTGGGCCGCCGCAACAAGCCGGATGACATCATCGTGGCCGCCTGTGACTTCACGCCGAAGTGGCATGCCAAGACCGGCAAGCTCCTCGGCACCGGTCACACCGTGCATTACCAGAACGACAAAGTGATGCACGATCAGCGCCGCAGCAGTACCTATGCCGTCTATGATGAGAAGGCCCGCACTTGGTCCTCCTGGGCCACACTAGACATGCCTGATGAGGCCAAGTTTTTCAACTCCGGCGCGGGCTGCGTTCAGCGTTATGACCTGGAAAATGGCGACATTTTGCTGCCCGTTTATTTCAAGGGCAAAGGGGACAAATACTACAGTGTCACCGTGCTGCGCTGCTCCTTTGATGGCAAGACACTGAAGTATCTGGGCCAGGGTAATGACCTGAAACTGGAATCCGGGCGCGGTGTCTATGAACCCTCCCTCACCCGTTACCAGGGCAAGTTTTACCTGACCCTCCGCAACGACACCGCCGCCTATGTCGCCACCAGTGACGACGGCCTGAACTTCGGCCCCATCCAGCCCTGGCAGTTCGAGGACGGCAGCGAGCTGGGCAACTACAACACTCAGCAGCACTGGATCTCGCATAACAAAGGATTGTACCTCGTCTATAACCGCAAGGGCTTGAACAACGACCACATCGTCCGCCATCGCGCGCCGCTGGTCATGGCCCAGGTGAATCCCGAAACCCTCAAAGTCATGCGCGCCACCGAGCGCATCCTGGTACCCGAGCGCGGCGTCCGCCTGGGCAACTTCGCCATCACCGAAGTCAGCGAAAACGAAACCTGGGTGACCGTGGCCGAGTGGATGCAAAACATGTCCCCGAACTACATTGTTACGCCGGACAACGCCTTCGGAGCGGATAACAGCGTGTTTGCAGCGCGGATCTTGTGGAAGAATTGA
- a CDS encoding YdeI/OmpD-associated family protein — protein sequence MDCRRSRTNDPDEWIATCPEGSRSVCEELRNLIFRWEPDLKESINSNMLCFSLRKRVCGISGFKSHAQLTFYRGSELPDPAHLFNHGLENASIHSMDLPPTLEGYNLRALRTLLHAAVRVDAQSAQPKPPQAPREEWPMPEVLAAALKKNKAAAVFYNQLKPTYQREYKVWISMAKQPETIARRLDETLRALVAGKKWAQRKEAC from the coding sequence ATGGACTGCCGCCGCTCCCGCACGAATGACCCGGATGAATGGATCGCCACCTGCCCGGAAGGCTCTCGTTCGGTGTGCGAGGAACTGCGCAATCTCATCTTCCGCTGGGAGCCGGACTTGAAGGAGAGCATCAATTCCAACATGCTCTGCTTCAGCCTGCGCAAACGGGTGTGCGGCATCAGCGGCTTCAAGAGCCATGCCCAACTGACCTTTTACCGGGGCAGCGAGCTTCCAGACCCCGCACATCTCTTCAATCACGGACTGGAGAACGCCAGCATCCACAGCATGGATCTGCCGCCCACCTTAGAAGGCTACAACCTGCGAGCGCTGCGCACACTCCTCCATGCCGCCGTCCGGGTGGATGCCCAGTCGGCACAACCAAAGCCGCCCCAGGCTCCGCGAGAAGAATGGCCCATGCCGGAGGTCCTGGCGGCAGCGCTGAAAAAGAACAAAGCCGCCGCCGTCTTTTACAACCAGCTCAAGCCCACCTACCAGCGCGAGTACAAAGTCTGGATCAGCATGGCCAAACAGCCGGAGACCATTGCCCGACGGCTCGATGAAACCCTCCGCGCCCTCGTTGCCGGAAAGAAATGGGCACAAAGGAAAGAAGCCTGCTAA